In Amphiura filiformis chromosome 2, Afil_fr2py, whole genome shotgun sequence, one DNA window encodes the following:
- the LOC140141791 gene encoding uncharacterized protein, with translation MADLVVGFLYWVVLISYECVFGGVGWALFVGVSCWVFTVIFYIIFVLGVQRKVTVINWVFTRKVTVINWVFTMYVYRVWFGGVVWALFVGISCWVFTVIFYIIFVLGVQRKVTVINWVFTELINNAIWCFLHLIAAIVVSVAAGKRWTCLLGGDGKLDFGAIAGWVLCILYGVSLFFNVRDFQGMGGINSVRFGGGSTTATTTTTTTHQSTVVTSNEGTVEPPPPYPYP, from the exons ATGGCTGATTTG GTAGTTGGATTCTTATACTGGGTGGTTCTTATCAGCTACGAGTGTGTGTTTGGCGGTGTAGGCTGGGCACTGTTTGTTGGCGTATCATGCTGGGTCTTCACTGTCATATTCTACATTATATTTGTACTGGGTGTGCAGCGTAAAGTGACTGTCATCAATTGGGTATTTACG CGTAAAGTGACTGTCATCAATTGGGTATTTACAATGTACG TGTATAGGGTGTGGTTTGGTGGTGTCGTCTGGGCGTTGTTTGTTGGCATATCATGCTGGGTCTTCACAGTCATATTCTACATTATATTTGTACTGGGTGTGCAGCGTAAAGTGACTGTCATCAATTGGGTATTTACG GAATTGATCAACAATGCTATTTGGTGTTTCCTACACTTGATTGCAGCCATTGTGGTCAGTGTAGCAGCTGGTAAGCGGTGGACATGTTTATTGGGCGGAGATGGAAAACTGGATTTTGGAGCA ATTGCAGGCTGGGTATTGTGTATTCTCTATGGCGTTAGTCTTTTCTTCAACGTCCGTGACTTTCAAGGAATGGGAGGTATTAACAGCGTACGCTTTGGTGGTGGCAGTACAACAGCCacaacaacaaccacaacaaCCCACCAATCAACGGTTGTTACATCTAATGAAGGGACAGTGGAGCCACCACCGCCATACCCATACCCTTAA